Sequence from the Maribellus comscasis genome:
AAGAGTCATGAACGAAAATAAATTAAAAGAAATGTGGAACAAAACAGAGAATGTATTTGAAATTTCCGGTTACGGGAGTTCAAGTATTGAACAGTTTCTTTCCGGAAGATCAAGAAGCACTGCCCGGGGAGTACGAAATATAATTATAATGGATATGGTTGTAAAAACACTTGTTGTTGTAACGCTTGGGGTCGATTTTATTCTTTATTACGGCACAAAAAATGTAACATTTGTATGCATCGCCGGTATTTTATTACTTGCTGGCTTATTGTTTTTTCAAAGAAGAATGCTTGTACATTTTAACAAAATTGCGGATCATGGACAAACAACCCGCGACAAGCTTATTTCAATGCTTACCTATCTGAAAACCAAATTTAACCTTACACTTCTGGCTGTTTCAATAACCTATTTTTTTGTATTTATTTCCGGTACTTTGGTCTATTTCTACCTGGTTTATGGGAAAGTACGGCCGTTAGACAGAGTTGATATTATTGTTTTTACCGGGTTTATTATTTTGGGTATTGTTTTTAATTTTATTGCCAATAAGGTTCTGATTAAATACCAGATAAAACATTTGGAACTTTGTTTGACTGACATGAACGACGATGCAATGGCAATAGTATCTCAAAATATTGAAACACAGAAAAAACAGGACAGAGTAAATCAGTTTTTGCTGGGAATAGTACTTTTGATTGGATTTTTATTGATGGTCGCGGTTTTTAAGAATGTGTTGGGTTAGCCTGTGTTTTAAAGGGAGAATTTATGTTTGGGGCTATTCGAATGATAAGTTAAAAAATAGCAATTAGGCATATTACGGTAACAAATAAAAGTAGTTTAACTATCTTTGTTTACCGCTCTGTTTTTAAATTGAAAGAAAATTTATTTTTATTTGCTAAATAGTTTAAAATAACTACTTTTGCAGTCCAAATTTTGAATCGTTCAGGCTCAAAAAAGAGAAATCCAGCGGGAATTCCGCCTGACGGTGGTAACAATAAAAGTGAAATTATGTACGCGATTGTTGAAATTGCTGGACAGCAATTCAGAGTTGAAAAAGACAAAAAACTTTTTGTACATCAACTTGAAGCCGAAGCAGGCGACTCAGTTGATTTTGAAAAAGTTTTACTGGTAGACAACGACGGTAAAGTTGCCGTTGGAACTCCAACCGTAAAAGGTGCAAAAGTAACAGCCAAAGTGCTGGAACATGTAAAAGGTGATAAAGTAATCGTTTTCAAAAAGAAAAGAAGAAAAGGTTACCAGAAAATGAACGGTCACCGTCAACAGTATACACAAATTCAGGTAGAAACCATTGTTGGATAACTAAAAACAATTTACCATGGCTCATAAGAAAGGTGTAGGTAGTTCGAAAAACGGACGCGAATCGGAAAGTAAACGACTGGGAGTAAAAATTTACGGAGGTCAGTTTGCAAAAGCTGGTAATATTTTAGTACGCCAGCGTGGAACACAACATTACCCGGGTGAAAATGTAGGAATGGGAAAAGATCATACCCTTTTTGCATTGATCGACGGAACAGTTGTTTTCAGAAAAAGACAAAAAAACCGTTCATTTGTATCGGTTGACCCTATTGTTGACGTTGATGTAGCAGTTGCTGAAGTTCCGGTTGCAGAAGAAAAACCGGTAAAAGAAGTTGAAGTTAAAGAGGAAACTCCAAAAACTGAAGCTAAAGAAGAAGCTCCAAAAGCGGAGGTTTCAGAAGCAGAAGCTGATGACTTGAAAAAGCTGGAAGGTGTTGGACCCAAATTAGCTGAAATTTTAGCTGAAGGTGGTTTTACAAATTATGCTTCTGTTGCAAGTGCGTCAGTTGAAGATATCCGGAAAGTTTTGGAAGCTGCAGGAAGCCGTTACGCTTCAAAAGATCCTGCTCCATGGATTGAACAGGCAAAAGAACTGGTTAAATAAGAAACCAGGTATTTTTATAAAGACATTGAGACGCTTACCGTTTTCCGGTAAGCGTCTTTTTTTTGCGAAGTTACAACTGTCGGACTATAAGAAAGATTATGATATTTGAACATTGGGTAATAATACTTTACTTTTCTGTATAAGCGGGTGAAAACGTTTGATAAACAGAGATTAATAAAATATATATATTTTCAAATTAGCGTTATAGTCTCTTGTTTTTTTGCTTTGATTGACTACTTTTATAATCTTGCGAATTGATAGAGATATGTTAAAACCTCTTGTTGCTCTTTGTCTGTTTTTGTTGGCGTTCCCGTTCATTGTTAATGGGGATATTTATTCTTTTGATGAAGATAGATTGCTCTCTGAGAAAGAAGATACAGTGAGTTTGCGTAATGCACTCTTAAAGGCAAATGAGTTTAAAAAAGATAATCCTGATTCTTCATTCTTTTATTTTGACAGTGCGTTAACAACGGCTGACAAAATCATTCAGCAAAAACAGCTTCCCAAAAATGATTTAATTGAAGTTGAGTTAGAAAAAGCGAGTGCATTGGAGGGTTTGGGGCTTTATTACAGTAATTCTTCAGATTTAGATAGTGCGCTGAATTATTATTTACAGGCATCGAATATTTATAAAGAACTTATCGATTCTGAAAAGGAAAAAGACAGGAAAAATAAATATTTGGATTTACATGGAAATGTGACGCTTACGATTGGGGCTTTATATTTTGAAGAAGGAGAATATGCATTAGCATCGGGCAATTACAGTAACACGCTGGAAACGGCAAAGATACTCGGAGATAGTTTGATGCAATCGAAAGCTTTACTTAATCTTGGGATGATTTACAATAACCAGGGAAGATACGACGAGGCGATTGATAATTATTACACTGCCATAAAAATTTTTGAAAGGGCTAAAGACAAAAGAGGTATCGCCATTTGTCATTTAAGTATAGGTAACATACTTCGAAAACAAAGTACTACCGATAAGGCTGTTGAAAGTTATAAAAAAGCTTTGCAAATATTTCAGGAGATGAAAGATGAAAGAGGCGTATCTTTTTGTTATAATAACCTGGGAATTTGCTATACCAACAAGGAAAATTATGAACAGGCACTATTTTACTATACTAAAGCAGTAGATCTTCATTTAAAAAATAATAATGAAAGGAATGTGGCTCTCCTGTACACCAATATAGCAGCCTTGTATGAAATAAAGGGAGAGTTTGATAAATCGATAGAATATATTGAAAAGTCGCTGACCATAAATGAAAAAAATAATTACAAGAGGAATCTTATCGGGTCTTATCTGAATCTTTCAGGGACGAACCTTTCAAAGTTGGAGAACAATCAGGAAGCTGTCCCTTCGTCTGCCAATGTGCTTGATACTATAGTAGTTTATGCTGAAAAAGCGCTTTCATTGTCCGATTCTCTTCAACTTATTCAGGAGCAGGCTGCTGCATTGTTGGTTCTTAAAAAAGCATATTTTTACAAAAGAAACTACAAAAAGGCATATGAATCAGCGGATCTGCTTTTGGAGCGAAAAGATTCGATTTATAACAATGAAAAGACAAAAATAGTTGCCGACGCCGAAAGCAAATATGAGGCAACCGAGAAAGAACAGCAAATAGAACAACAAAAGCATCAACTGGAACATCAAACCGAAAGGCTAAATAACGCACGGATTTTTAGAAATTTTTTAATTGCAGTGGCCGGTTTAATGGTTGTTGTTGTTGTGCTGATTTATTACTATTACAAACAAAAGAATAAAGCCAATAAAATTCTTGATGAGAAGAATAAATTAATTGAAAAGCAAAACGAAGAGATATCGGTTCAAAAAGAAGAATTACAGCTAACCAATCGGGAGTTGACTGAACTTATTCAATTTAAGGAAAAAATGACCGGCATGATTGTTCACGACCTGAAAAATCCTTTAAATAATATTCTGAACAGCTACGATATCGATGATGAAAATTTCAGGAAAGAGCTAATAAAACAATCAGGCTACGATATGTTGCATCTCACACAGAACATTTTGGATGTTTATCAAATGGAGGAAGCAAAATTAAAACTAAGCCGGACTCAGGTTGATGTTGCGCAGTTGTTGAAAGAATGTGTTATGGAATTTGCATTATATATTTCAGAAAATGATCTGAAGATATCTTATCCAGACTCGGAAGTTTCCTTAATAGTTGCAGATAAAAGGCTTTTAAAGCGTATTTTTTCGAATTTATTAAGCAATGCGGTAAAATATGCACCCCAGGGAAGCAACATAACACTAAACTGGAAGAGAACAGACAAAAAGGATTCCCGGTTTGGAGTGCATAATAACGGTCCCGCAATACCCCGGGAGCAGCAATCGATTATATTTCAAAGTTTTAGTCAGCACGATTCACGGGAAATGGGGGTCACTGCATCAACCGGACTGGGTTTATCGTTTTGTAAAATGGCAGTGCATTTGCATGGTGGCGAAATCGGAGTGACTTCCTCTGATGAGGATGGAACCGAATTCTGGTTTACTCTACCTCAAAACGGTTAAAATTTTATACCACAGGCAAACCTGACTTTTTTCCAAACTTCTTACGTTATAAATAGCAATTTCCATTTGTCATTTTAATACTATGCCGCAACATTTATTAAATTTGCAGCTTATTTAAAGGAATAGACATGCTCAATCTGAAATTCATTCAAGATAATCCGGATCTGGTAATTGAAAAGCTTAAAAGGAAAAACTTTGAGGCTGCCGGAATTGTAGGAGAAATTATTGATTTGTATGGCGAGAAGAATAAACTGCAGGGCCAGGCCGACCAGGCCAAAGCAGAGATGAATAAAATTTCGAAAGAGATTGGCCTTTTATTTCGGGAAGGGAAAAAGGAAGAGGCCAACGCAGCCAAAGAGCGTACATCAGAATTAAAAGAAAATATCAAACAGTTTGACCAGCAGTTTTCAGCAATTGAAGAACAAGTGAATGAATTGTTGGTTTTACTCCCTAATTTACCACACGACACTGTTCCTCAGGGAAAAGGAGAGGAGGACAATGAAGTAGTTACTTCGGCAGGCGAGATTCCGGCTTTAGATGAAAATGCTCTTCCTCACTGGGAATTGGCTCAAAAATATAATTTGATTGATTTTGAGTTAGGCGTAAAACTTACAGGAGCGGGTTTTCCTGTTTATCGGGGAAAAGGTTCACAATTGCAACGCGCACTTATCAATTTCTTTTTAGATGAAGCAAGAAAAGCAGGCTACGAAGAAGTACAGCCGCCTCTGCTTGTAAACGAAGCTTCAGGTTTTGGAACCGGTCAGTTGCCTGATAAAGAAGGACAAATGTATCACGTAGCTGCCGATAATCTTTATCTTATTCCTACTGCCGAGGTTCCGGTAACCAATATTTATCGCGATGTAATTTTGGATGCAAAAGACCTTCCGTATAAAAATACTGCTTACAGTGCCTGTTTCCGTCGCGAAGCTGGCTCGTATGGGAAGGATGTACGTGGATTGAACCGTTTACACCAGTTCGACAAAGTGGAAATAGTGCAGATAGCTCACCCTGAAAAATCATACAAAGTACTTGATGAGATGGTGAAACACGTGGCTTCGTTGGTTGAAAAGTTAGAACTGCCTTATCGCATTTTGCGCTTGTGTGGTGGCGATATCAGTTTTACATCTGCTTTAACTTTCGATTTTGAAGTATATTCAGCAGCTCAGAAAAAATGGCTGGAGGTAAGTTCAGTATCCAATTTTGAGTCGTTTCAGGCCAATCGGTTAAAATTACGATTCAGAGAAGAAGGGGTGAAAAAAACACAGCTGGCTCACACATTAAATGGAAGTGCATTGGCTTTACCCCGAATTGTGGCCGCTTTGCTTGAAAATAATCAGACTTCCAAAGGGATAAAAATTCCCAAAGTTCTGGTTCCTTACACAGGTTTTGAAATAATCGACTGAGAAATAACTTAAATATTTTAAAATCAAAGCTGTTCAGAAATGGACAGCTTTTTTTTATTATGTTTTATTGTTAATTTTGTAATGCCTGAAAAACCAACAGAACTATGATTCAGGACAAGGGGAACAGACTTATTTCAGCAATTGAAAAACAGACAGAAAAAATCATTTATTTTTGTTCTGCAGAGAATATTTCGCCTAATCTGGCGGTTCACGAAATAAGAAAATCGTATAAAAGACTGCGTGCTTTGTTCCTGTTGTTTTCAGAGTGTAACGAAACCCAGACCGACCAATTCAGAAGAGAGATCAAAGCAGCTGGAAAGATTTTATCTCCTATTCGCGAATCGTTTGTAAATGTGCAGCATTTTGATAAGATTACAGCTGGGAGCAATTTAATTTCAGAACGGAAAATAAAACAGGTGAAAGATTCCCTTTTAGAAAAAAACAGGGTTTTGGTTGAAGATGAATTTACATCGAAAAATGTTGTTTCCGATATTGTTCAGTTTGTCAAAAATATTCAGGTTCAGCTGATTACCCTGAAGTTAAACTGCCCGTCTGTTTTTCAGATTAAGACTCAGCTCTCATCCACATTTGTAGAGGGGTACGAAGTTTACCAGAGTATTGAACCTGAGCTTTCCCCTGTGATGATGCATGAACTTCGAAAGATACTAAAACGGCTTTGGTATCAGCTTGATTTTGTAAAATTTATGCATCCGCGGTATTTCAGATTAAAATCGGATCAGTTAAATAAAATAACAGAACAATTGGGTGTAGACCATGATTTGTACGTCTTTTTTGAAGACCTCAAATCCGGTGATTTTAATTTTAATAACGAAGAGTTACTTATCCTGGACAATCAGGTGCAACATCAACGTGAATTAAATATGGTAAAACTCCTGCCGCGATTAAAACAGTTTTTTAATGAACCACCGGAAATTTTTGACCGGAAGCTGGATAAAATTTTTAAATTGAGTTAAACGGAATTTTATTTTTTCAGCAAATAATTTCCCATTCCGCAAACTGCTAAAACAATCATTAAAAATAAATCCATTCGCACTGTTCCTAAAAACTTGGGCAAAACACCGGCCTCGGAGAGT
This genomic interval carries:
- the rpmA gene encoding 50S ribosomal protein L27; translated protein: MAHKKGVGSSKNGRESESKRLGVKIYGGQFAKAGNILVRQRGTQHYPGENVGMGKDHTLFALIDGTVVFRKRQKNRSFVSVDPIVDVDVAVAEVPVAEEKPVKEVEVKEETPKTEAKEEAPKAEVSEAEADDLKKLEGVGPKLAEILAEGGFTNYASVASASVEDIRKVLEAAGSRYASKDPAPWIEQAKELVK
- a CDS encoding CHAD domain-containing protein, producing the protein MIQDKGNRLISAIEKQTEKIIYFCSAENISPNLAVHEIRKSYKRLRALFLLFSECNETQTDQFRREIKAAGKILSPIRESFVNVQHFDKITAGSNLISERKIKQVKDSLLEKNRVLVEDEFTSKNVVSDIVQFVKNIQVQLITLKLNCPSVFQIKTQLSSTFVEGYEVYQSIEPELSPVMMHELRKILKRLWYQLDFVKFMHPRYFRLKSDQLNKITEQLGVDHDLYVFFEDLKSGDFNFNNEELLILDNQVQHQRELNMVKLLPRLKQFFNEPPEIFDRKLDKIFKLS
- a CDS encoding tetratricopeptide repeat protein, with the protein product MLKPLVALCLFLLAFPFIVNGDIYSFDEDRLLSEKEDTVSLRNALLKANEFKKDNPDSSFFYFDSALTTADKIIQQKQLPKNDLIEVELEKASALEGLGLYYSNSSDLDSALNYYLQASNIYKELIDSEKEKDRKNKYLDLHGNVTLTIGALYFEEGEYALASGNYSNTLETAKILGDSLMQSKALLNLGMIYNNQGRYDEAIDNYYTAIKIFERAKDKRGIAICHLSIGNILRKQSTTDKAVESYKKALQIFQEMKDERGVSFCYNNLGICYTNKENYEQALFYYTKAVDLHLKNNNERNVALLYTNIAALYEIKGEFDKSIEYIEKSLTINEKNNYKRNLIGSYLNLSGTNLSKLENNQEAVPSSANVLDTIVVYAEKALSLSDSLQLIQEQAAALLVLKKAYFYKRNYKKAYESADLLLERKDSIYNNEKTKIVADAESKYEATEKEQQIEQQKHQLEHQTERLNNARIFRNFLIAVAGLMVVVVVLIYYYYKQKNKANKILDEKNKLIEKQNEEISVQKEELQLTNRELTELIQFKEKMTGMIVHDLKNPLNNILNSYDIDDENFRKELIKQSGYDMLHLTQNILDVYQMEEAKLKLSRTQVDVAQLLKECVMEFALYISENDLKISYPDSEVSLIVADKRLLKRIFSNLLSNAVKYAPQGSNITLNWKRTDKKDSRFGVHNNGPAIPREQQSIIFQSFSQHDSREMGVTASTGLGLSFCKMAVHLHGGEIGVTSSDEDGTEFWFTLPQNG
- the serS gene encoding serine--tRNA ligase; this encodes MLNLKFIQDNPDLVIEKLKRKNFEAAGIVGEIIDLYGEKNKLQGQADQAKAEMNKISKEIGLLFREGKKEEANAAKERTSELKENIKQFDQQFSAIEEQVNELLVLLPNLPHDTVPQGKGEEDNEVVTSAGEIPALDENALPHWELAQKYNLIDFELGVKLTGAGFPVYRGKGSQLQRALINFFLDEARKAGYEEVQPPLLVNEASGFGTGQLPDKEGQMYHVAADNLYLIPTAEVPVTNIYRDVILDAKDLPYKNTAYSACFRREAGSYGKDVRGLNRLHQFDKVEIVQIAHPEKSYKVLDEMVKHVASLVEKLELPYRILRLCGGDISFTSALTFDFEVYSAAQKKWLEVSSVSNFESFQANRLKLRFREEGVKKTQLAHTLNGSALALPRIVAALLENNQTSKGIKIPKVLVPYTGFEIID
- the rplU gene encoding 50S ribosomal protein L21 encodes the protein MNRSGSKKRNPAGIPPDGGNNKSEIMYAIVEIAGQQFRVEKDKKLFVHQLEAEAGDSVDFEKVLLVDNDGKVAVGTPTVKGAKVTAKVLEHVKGDKVIVFKKKRRKGYQKMNGHRQQYTQIQVETIVG